Proteins encoded by one window of Bacteroidota bacterium:
- the mutY gene encoding A/G-specific adenine glycosylase — MSTDFTKKLLLWYDTGKRSLPWTAIKDPYKIWLSEIILQQTRVEQGTPYYYRFIKKYPSVFKLAEASLDEVLKLWEGLGYYSRARNLHHAANQIVEKHKGIFPDNYAAVIQLKGIGKYTASAILSYAYALPYAAIDSNAIRIITRYFGIKEEVESLTAKNKIESYAQKILDKKQPGIFNQAMMDFGSLICKPFNPECNQCPLNKNCFAFKNDMVELLPLKGKKLVRKTRYFNYLVFISDKNILITIRNEKDIWKNLYQFPLIEAKTNYTLTQLKREIRNRKITSQNLDKIRASDVFTQQLTHQTIKTRFFIIEMSDIADINPESSIKIKVSALKKYAFPGIIREFLQKNPYF; from the coding sequence ATGAGCACTGATTTCACTAAAAAACTATTATTATGGTACGATACCGGCAAACGATCATTGCCCTGGACAGCAATTAAGGATCCATATAAAATATGGTTGAGTGAAATTATTTTACAACAAACGAGAGTGGAACAAGGCACTCCATATTATTACCGGTTTATTAAAAAATATCCCTCTGTTTTTAAACTTGCAGAGGCATCATTGGATGAAGTATTAAAACTTTGGGAGGGACTTGGTTATTATTCCCGCGCACGAAATTTGCATCATGCCGCAAATCAAATTGTTGAAAAACATAAGGGCATTTTTCCGGATAATTATGCAGCCGTAATTCAATTAAAAGGCATAGGAAAATATACTGCAAGTGCTATATTGTCGTATGCATATGCTTTACCTTATGCCGCCATCGACAGCAATGCCATACGCATTATTACCCGCTATTTTGGCATAAAGGAAGAAGTAGAAAGTTTAACAGCAAAAAATAAAATAGAATCGTACGCACAAAAAATTCTCGACAAAAAACAACCCGGTATTTTTAATCAGGCGATGATGGATTTCGGTTCATTGATCTGTAAACCTTTTAATCCGGAATGCAACCAATGTCCTTTAAATAAAAATTGTTTTGCATTTAAAAATGATATGGTGGAATTGCTTCCTTTAAAAGGAAAAAAGTTGGTGAGAAAAACGAGATATTTTAATTATCTTGTATTTATTTCCGACAAAAATATACTTATCACAATTAGAAACGAGAAAGATATCTGGAAAAATTTATATCAATTTCCACTTATCGAAGCAAAAACTAATTATACTCTTACCCAATTAAAAAGAGAGATACGTAATCGGAAAATAACATCCCAAAATCTTGATAAAATAAGAGCTTCCGATGTTTTTACACAACAACTCACCCACCAAACCATTAAAACGAGATTTTTCATAATAGAAATGAGCGATATTGCGGATATAAACCCGGAATCCTCAATAAAAATAAAGGTTTCAGCCTTAAAAAAATATGCATTTCCAGGGATAATACGGGAATTTTTGCAAAAAAATCCTTATTTTTAA
- a CDS encoding HU family DNA-binding protein produces MRKADIVNRITEKTGLEKVDVMVVVEAFCKEIKESMAEGNNVYVRGFGSFIVKTRKKKIGRIIKKNIAIEIPEQKIPVFKPAKIFVQRVRDGKKNKIK; encoded by the coding sequence ATGAGAAAAGCAGACATCGTTAACCGCATCACAGAAAAAACCGGTCTTGAAAAAGTGGACGTAATGGTTGTTGTGGAAGCCTTTTGCAAGGAGATAAAAGAATCGATGGCGGAAGGGAACAATGTTTACGTGCGTGGATTTGGAAGTTTTATAGTTAAAACCCGTAAAAAGAAGATAGGCCGTATTATAAAAAAGAACATTGCCATAGAAATTCCTGAACAAAAGATTCCCGTGTTTAAACCGGCCAAAATTTTTGTACAAAGAGTGCGCGACGGCAAAAAGAACAAAATAAAATAA
- a CDS encoding tetratricopeptide repeat protein produces MKRYVVAVGLAVLIIIVFYFGFSTKPPVNSVYDLRREKLVDSLQYPNGESLLKMHEDMQNADGGSKTALLKQLSDEWLKIGQPSISADYLRQIADNEPSYENYMTAGAALATLIDFEQDDNIRVNVVYGARYCYETAAKLKPGDLEASIGEASVLVSGTNNPMEGILKLREIDAQNPGNAKVNLELGRFSVMSGQFDKALERFGSVLQKDSLNLQARYMMAQTYLGLKDTTAAVLELEKLQSLTTDKTIIDQVEVEIHNLNH; encoded by the coding sequence GTGAAAAGATATGTAGTGGCTGTTGGACTTGCGGTTTTGATAATAATCGTGTTCTACTTTGGATTCAGCACCAAACCTCCTGTTAATAGTGTGTATGATCTAAGGAGAGAGAAACTTGTGGATTCTCTTCAGTATCCCAATGGCGAGTCGTTGCTCAAGATGCATGAGGATATGCAGAATGCAGATGGCGGCTCAAAAACCGCTTTGTTGAAACAACTTTCCGATGAGTGGCTAAAAATTGGTCAACCATCTATTTCTGCCGATTATTTGCGCCAGATTGCTGATAATGAACCTTCTTACGAAAATTATATGACAGCCGGGGCCGCTTTGGCAACTCTTATCGATTTTGAACAAGATGATAATATTCGGGTAAATGTGGTTTATGGGGCAAGATATTGTTATGAAACTGCCGCAAAACTGAAACCCGGCGACCTGGAAGCGTCGATAGGTGAGGCATCTGTATTGGTTTCAGGGACAAATAATCCCATGGAAGGGATTTTGAAATTAAGGGAAATTGACGCCCAAAACCCAGGAAATGCCAAAGTAAACCTCGAATTGGGAAGATTTTCGGTCATGAGCGGCCAGTTTGATAAAGCTTTGGAAAGGTTTGGCAGTGTTTTACAAAAAGATTCCCTAAATTTGCAGGCCCGTTATATGATGGCGCAAACGTATCTGGGATTAAAGGATACAACGGCAGCTGTTTTGGAACTGGAAAAATTGCAATCTCTTACCACCGATAAAACCATTATTGATCAGGTGGAAGTTGAAATACATAATTTAAATCATTAA
- a CDS encoding Rne/Rng family ribonuclease, which translates to MERELIINSTPTGAEIALLEDKRLVEIHRDTQSSRFNVGDFYLGRVKKITPGLNACFVDVGFERDAFLHYTDLNPQFRSIYKYTKAAQEGHPAKMANFEKEPEIVKTGKINNVIAKNQHILVQIIKEPIQTKGPRLSCELSLAGRYLVLTPFNEVVGVSRKIDSAVERKRLQGVIEQLRPKGFGVIIRTVAEGVPTPKLHEDLNELVAQWNEITKRLEKLQAPQIVYSETRKTNTLLRDVLNASFNNIVANDENIAKEMRDYVKKVSPGTEKMVTFHNNPKSVFEQYGVTKQIKSLFGRTVNMDSGAYLIVEHTEALHVIDVNSGNKTAVKGDQEQNALAVNMEAAREIARQLRLRDLGGIIIIDFIDMRHPDNKRTVFNALKEAMENDRAKHTILPVSKFGLAQITRQRVRPEVNITTSEVCPTCNGTGKIEASILLVDDIERKIKYLVKNQNQKYIKLVVHPFVEAFIKKGRWFRSTQWKWYFEYKQKIHVMGSDDFFLTEFRFFDKGDEEIIVE; encoded by the coding sequence TTGGAAAGGGAACTGATTATTAATTCAACTCCAACCGGAGCTGAAATTGCATTATTAGAGGATAAGCGTCTTGTTGAAATTCATCGCGATACGCAAAGCAGCAGATTTAATGTGGGTGATTTTTATCTCGGAAGAGTTAAAAAGATCACTCCGGGATTAAATGCCTGTTTTGTTGATGTTGGATTTGAACGCGATGCTTTTTTGCATTATACGGACCTGAATCCTCAGTTCCGCTCCATTTATAAATATACCAAAGCAGCTCAGGAAGGTCATCCGGCCAAAATGGCAAATTTTGAAAAAGAACCGGAGATCGTTAAAACAGGTAAGATCAACAATGTTATTGCTAAAAATCAGCATATACTTGTTCAGATAATAAAAGAACCTATTCAAACTAAAGGTCCGAGGTTGAGTTGCGAATTATCACTTGCTGGAAGATATCTTGTGCTTACTCCATTTAATGAAGTGGTTGGTGTATCAAGAAAAATTGATTCGGCAGTTGAAAGAAAAAGACTTCAGGGTGTAATTGAACAATTAAGACCCAAAGGTTTTGGGGTGATAATTAGAACAGTTGCTGAGGGAGTTCCAACACCTAAATTGCACGAAGATCTCAACGAATTAGTTGCACAGTGGAACGAGATAACAAAACGACTCGAAAAATTACAAGCTCCACAAATTGTTTACAGCGAAACAAGAAAAACAAATACTTTATTAAGAGATGTACTCAATGCTTCCTTCAACAATATTGTCGCCAACGACGAAAATATTGCTAAAGAAATGCGTGATTATGTAAAGAAGGTGAGTCCGGGTACAGAAAAAATGGTAACCTTTCACAATAATCCGAAATCGGTTTTTGAACAATACGGAGTTACCAAACAAATTAAATCTCTTTTTGGAAGAACAGTAAATATGGACAGCGGTGCATATTTAATTGTAGAGCATACAGAAGCATTACACGTAATTGATGTGAACAGCGGAAATAAAACTGCAGTTAAAGGAGATCAGGAACAAAATGCTCTTGCCGTAAATATGGAAGCCGCGCGTGAAATTGCGCGTCAATTACGTTTGCGCGATCTTGGTGGGATTATAATTATCGACTTTATCGATATGCGCCATCCGGATAATAAACGGACTGTGTTCAATGCCTTGAAAGAAGCGATGGAAAACGACAGGGCAAAACATACCATACTTCCAGTTTCCAAATTCGGACTTGCGCAAATTACACGTCAGCGTGTTCGTCCCGAAGTAAATATTACAACATCAGAAGTGTGCCCAACCTGCAATGGCACAGGAAAAATAGAAGCCAGTATTTTATTGGTGGATGATATAGAACGCAAAATTAAATACCTCGTTAAAAATCAAAATCAGAAGTACATTAAATTGGTTGTGCATCCATTCGTAGAAGCCTTCATTAAAAAAGGAAGATGGTTCCGCAGCACTCAATGGAAATGGTATTTCGAATATAAACAAAAGATCCATGTGATGGGAAGCGATGATTTCTTTTTAACGGAATTTAGATTTTTTGATAAGGGTGATGAGGAAATAATTGTGGAATAG
- a CDS encoding NAD+ synthase, which translates to MKIALAQINVHIGNFEENFLKIADYITKAENQGSDIILFPELCVCGYPPRDFLNFDDFIDKCYEVIEKIKPLTKNIAVVVGSPSRNPKIEGKDLHNSAFFIYEGEIKHIINKALLPTYDIFDEYRYFEPGTEFQNIEFKGRKIAFTVCEDLWNVGNDNPMYKACPMDVLIKDKIKPEVMLNISASPFDYDHAAGRIETLKANTAKYKIPVFYVNHCGAQTDLIFDGGSIVVNANSVVFEEMEYFVEQMRIFDLDEVINSAKTQTEDHVQPKEKIDLIYRALITGIKNYFEKLGFKKAILGLSGGIDSAVTAVLAAEALGSENVMGLLMPSQFSTGHSVTDALALAENIGMKHQTIPIKNIYESIYSELNPFFENKPFDVTEENIQARIRGLTLMAMCNKHGYILLNTTNKSEAAVGYGTLYGDLCGGIAVLADLYKTEVYELVKYINRDKQIIPQNIITKPPSAELRPGQKDQDTLPPYDILDKILYQYIELHQSPQDILALGFDEFTVKRTLKMVNSNEWKRYQFPPVLRISPKAFGFGRRMPIEGKYLS; encoded by the coding sequence ATGAAAATAGCCCTCGCACAAATAAATGTACATATCGGAAATTTTGAAGAAAATTTTCTGAAGATCGCCGATTATATCACTAAAGCAGAAAATCAAGGGAGTGATATTATTTTATTTCCCGAACTCTGCGTTTGTGGTTATCCTCCCAGAGATTTTTTAAATTTTGATGATTTTATTGATAAGTGTTACGAAGTAATTGAAAAAATTAAACCACTCACTAAAAATATTGCTGTAGTGGTTGGATCACCATCGCGAAATCCTAAAATCGAAGGAAAAGACTTACACAATTCTGCATTTTTTATTTATGAGGGAGAAATAAAACATATCATCAATAAAGCATTATTACCTACTTATGATATTTTTGATGAATACCGTTATTTCGAACCGGGAACAGAATTCCAAAACATAGAATTTAAAGGAAGAAAAATAGCATTCACTGTTTGCGAAGATCTTTGGAATGTTGGAAATGATAATCCGATGTACAAAGCTTGTCCCATGGATGTTTTGATAAAGGATAAAATAAAACCGGAAGTGATGCTGAATATTTCTGCGTCCCCTTTTGATTATGATCACGCAGCAGGAAGAATAGAAACCCTGAAAGCTAATACAGCTAAATATAAAATTCCTGTTTTTTATGTCAACCACTGCGGAGCCCAAACCGATCTCATTTTTGATGGTGGAAGCATAGTTGTAAATGCCAACTCTGTTGTGTTTGAGGAGATGGAATATTTTGTTGAGCAGATGAGAATATTCGACCTGGATGAAGTAATTAATTCCGCAAAAACACAAACAGAAGATCATGTTCAGCCAAAAGAAAAGATCGATCTGATCTATCGCGCATTAATTACAGGAATAAAAAATTATTTTGAAAAATTAGGATTTAAAAAAGCAATTCTCGGATTAAGTGGTGGAATTGATTCTGCAGTTACCGCAGTTCTTGCAGCGGAAGCACTTGGTTCTGAAAACGTAATGGGATTATTAATGCCTTCCCAATTTTCCACCGGACATTCGGTTACCGATGCTTTGGCACTTGCAGAAAATATCGGAATGAAACATCAAACAATTCCCATTAAAAATATTTACGAATCTATTTACAGCGAATTAAATCCTTTTTTTGAAAATAAACCTTTTGATGTAACGGAAGAAAATATTCAGGCACGTATTCGCGGACTAACACTAATGGCGATGTGCAATAAACACGGATATATTTTATTAAATACAACAAATAAAAGTGAAGCCGCTGTCGGTTACGGAACTTTATATGGTGACCTTTGCGGAGGAATAGCAGTACTTGCCGATCTATATAAAACAGAGGTGTACGAATTAGTAAAATATATCAATCGCGATAAACAAATAATTCCGCAGAATATTATTACCAAACCACCAAGCGCCGAATTACGCCCCGGACAAAAAGATCAGGACACCTTACCACCTTATGATATTTTAGATAAAATATTATATCAATATATAGAATTACATCAAAGTCCTCAGGATATTTTAGCCCTCGGCTTTGACGAATTCACCGTAAAAAGAACCCTCAAAATGGTAAACAGCAACGAATGGAAACGATACCAATTTCCTCCCGTTTTGCGGATATCACCGAAAGCATTTGGATTTGGGAGGAGAATGCCGATTGAAGGAAAATACTTATCCTAA